From one Callithrix jacchus isolate 240 chromosome 2, calJac240_pri, whole genome shotgun sequence genomic stretch:
- the LOC100397217 gene encoding annexin-2 receptor, translated as MEQHFLGRVKKRAWDSAEVAPEPQPPPIVSSEDCGPWPLPLYPVLGEYSLDSSDLGLLSSPSWLLHWIYPRNGLFSGVQSVLEPSTDQPAEFSWPGTQKQLEALVEEVDPAEEPDRLTLQPLPLSSPPQPWDRLEDTEARGSGRVLECSHPPALDWWRHLPGFSDCLEWIRRVGCAAFSVPWACCPRICGANQP; from the coding sequence ATGGAACAACATTTTCTTGGCCGTGTGAAGAAGCGTGCCTGGGATTCCGCGGAGGTGGCGCCAGAGCCCCAGCCTCCGCCTATTGTGAGTTCAGAAGATTGTGGGCCGTGGCCTCTTCCTTTGTATCCAGTACTGGGAGAGTACTCACTGGACAGCAGTGATTTGGGACTGCTTTCCAGTCCTAGCTGGCTGCTACACTGGATCTACCCGCGAAACGGACTTTTTTCCGGAGTCCAGAGTGTCTTGGAACCAAGTACAGACCAGCCTGCTGAGTTCAGTTGGCCCGGGACACAGAAGCAGCTAGAGGCACTTGTAGAAGAGGTGGACCCGGCAGAGGAACCCGATAGACTCACACTCCAGCCGCTTCCCTTGAGCAGTCCTCCCCAGCCCTGGGACAGACTGGAGGACACCGAGGCCCGTGGCAGCGGGCGCGTTTTGGAATGcagccatcctcctgccctggATTGGTGGCGCCATCTCCCGGGTTTCTCAGACTGCCTGGAGTGGATTCGTCGCGTTGGTTGTGCAGCGTTCTCTGTGCCCTGGGCGTGTTGCCCACGGATCTGTGGAGCTAATCAGCCTTAG